Genomic DNA from Desulfovibrio sp. JC022:
AGCTGCTGCGGCCATACCCAGAATCATAATTACGCTAAAAACTACTTTTTTCATCTATTATACCTGTTGGTTAATTATTGCATTTCTGCGATCAAATCGTGAAGCTGACGGGCCTGTTCAGCCAATGAGTCCACTGCCTGACGGGCCTGAGTCATACCTTCAGCTGTTTCAGAAGAAATTCTGGAAACCTCTTCCACGCTCAGGGAAATCTGCTCTGTGGCTTCAGACTGCTGCTGTCCTGCCTCGGCAATATGCCGCGCCTGAATCACGGTACTGTTCACGGCCTCAACTATTTCATTCAGGGCCGCACCTGATCCGTCTGCCAGCTCTCGGGTGGAAGCAACAGTACTCAGGGCCATTTCAGTTGAACGGATATTTTTATCCGTTTCAGCCTGAATAGCACTGATCGCCTTGCCCACATCCTGAGTTGCGTCCATTGTTTTTTCGGCAAGCTTACGCACTTCATCCGCAACTACCGCAAATCCGCGCCCGGCCTCGCCAGCCCTTGCCGCTTCAATGGCAGCATTAAGTGCGAGTAAATTTGTTTGGTCGGCAATATCCTGAATCACACTCATAATACTGCCGATTTCCTGAGCTTTATCACCTAGGACATCCATATTTTCTTTCATTTCAGCAGTCTGATCGCTAATGGAAGTGATGGAATTCACCACTTCCCCGACCACCTGCGCCCCTTCAGTAGCTTTGCCCTTTACAGAATCGGCGTTGTCAGCCGCTTCAGATGCGCTGGAAGCAACTTCAATTACCGTGGCGTTAAGCTCTTCAATGGCAGTGGCGGTATCAGTGGTTCTTTCATTCTGCACGGCAGCCCCGTCCGCAGCACTGTTAACCTGATCAATGAGAGCATCTGCCGAACTGTTCATTTCAGCGGCAATCAACTCCGCCCTTCCGGCGATGCTGGCAATTTTTTCAGCCTGCGAAGTGATCATGGATTCCTTTTCCCTGATCTCGGTCAGATCAAAACAGATGGTAAAAACTCCTAGTTTATTTCCATCCAGATCAACAATGGGATTGGCACAGATATCTATAATTTTGCGGACTCCGGCACCATTCATAAAATCAAGTTCGCACTGAACCCTTTTCTGCTTCTTCAAAGCCACCTGCGTTGGAGAATTGCCGTCCACGCTCCCGCCAATAAGGGAGCCGGTACTGACACCTACATATTGTCC
This window encodes:
- a CDS encoding methyl-accepting chemotaxis protein — its product is MRKLNISIAGKLVMGFGIMVLILCGVGVNSFTSLVSLEQGGQEVVKTFPYVNAASNMENVVNRLMWLSTKVRAMEHTTEVNDIWKQNESNFNVYRTYSKAFLDGGETAVGHLAPATNEKSTEALTKALDIYENTFAPAALEIKSQMLRYLELGMQAAKASGDEKSKLLDEKDTVGARLWELDFEVEMAGDELFKLLHIIQEQARDEITGAVAQSAETGAMARMTTLVGIGAGILISIFLGLFITRSITKPVRNIIGFAETVADGELNAEIKGTYSGELERLVDSIRVMVAELKNKLGQAQGIIDAVAASSPCLLTDAEGRISLINKSMLDVLGKSGNPGQYVGVSTGSLIGGSVDGNSPTQVALKKQKRVQCELDFMNGAGVRKIIDICANPIVDLDGNKLGVFTICFDLTEIREKESMITSQAEKIASIAGRAELIAAEMNSSADALIDQVNSAADGAAVQNERTTDTATAIEELNATVIEVASSASEAADNADSVKGKATEGAQVVGEVVNSITSISDQTAEMKENMDVLGDKAQEIGSIMSVIQDIADQTNLLALNAAIEAARAGEAGRGFAVVADEVRKLAEKTMDATQDVGKAISAIQAETDKNIRSTEMALSTVASTRELADGSGAALNEIVEAVNSTVIQARHIAEAGQQQSEATEQISLSVEEVSRISSETAEGMTQARQAVDSLAEQARQLHDLIAEMQ